TAATGCAGTTTGTAGAAAGTTTTTTAGATAGTAGATCTTCGATAATCCCGCTGCGGCGGGACGCGGGGATGACAATATTCAAATTATTAGGAGATACAAATGATAGACATTATGACCATTTTTGGGCTTGTGCTTGGAGCAGGATCAATTATTATTGTTATGTATTGGGGCGGAACGAGTCATTTGTTATGGAACAGAGATGCGGCGATGTTGGTGTTCGGCGGAACTTTTGCGTCAATGCTCATTTCAACCAGATTCAATACTATTGCAAAGTTGCCGCGTGTGCTTTTAATGGTGTTTTTTCACAGGGAAACCTATGAGACGAAGCGGATTATAAGTATTTTGGTCGGATTTGCCGAGAAGGCAAAAAAAGAGGGCATCCAATCCTTACAGGAAGATATGCCAAAAATAAAAGATCAATTTCTTGAGGATGGCATCGGCATGGTTATTGACGGCTTGAGTCCCGAACTAGTGCGGGAAAATTTACTCAAGGACATAACCTTCATACGGAGTAGGCATTATCATGTAAGCAATGTAGTACGGTCAATGGGAACATATTCGCCCATATTTGGACTTCTGGCAACACTGCTTGGTGTCGTTCAGGTGTTAAAAAATATAAGCGACCCTAAGAGCCTGGGAAGTTCCATGTCAATCGCGGTTACTGGAACA
The sequence above is a segment of the Endomicrobiales bacterium genome. Coding sequences within it:
- a CDS encoding MotA/TolQ/ExbB proton channel family protein; this translates as MIDIMTIFGLVLGAGSIIIVMYWGGTSHLLWNRDAAMLVFGGTFASMLISTRFNTIAKLPRVLLMVFFHRETYETKRIISILVGFAEKAKKEGIQSLQEDMPKIKDQFLEDGIGMVIDGLSPELVRENLLKDITFIRSRHYHVSNVVRSMGTYSPIFGLLATLLGVVQVLKNISDPKSLGSSMSIAVTGTFYGIALANFVFLPISNKLDAYTDTELLMKEVMIEGILSIQAGDIPIIVNKKLQSFMAAKGRKMKGKNEVLAIPTE